In Nitrospirota bacterium, a single window of DNA contains:
- a CDS encoding YajQ family cyclic di-GMP-binding protein gives MADEHSFDIVSRVDMQEVSNAVQQAAKEISQRFDFKGSKSSIDLNKEKAEIILIADDDYKMKSLTEILKGKLVKRNVSLKSLSFGKAEHAAGDTLRQPVSLQQGIATERAKDIVKLIKEMKLKVQAEIQKDQVRVRAKKIDDLQSVIGMLKKKEFDYHIEFINYR, from the coding sequence ATGGCAGATGAGCATTCGTTTGACATTGTCAGCAGGGTTGACATGCAGGAAGTCTCCAATGCGGTGCAGCAGGCCGCGAAGGAAATCAGCCAGAGGTTTGACTTTAAGGGGAGCAAAAGCAGCATCGATCTGAATAAGGAAAAGGCAGAGATCATCCTCATCGCGGATGATGACTACAAAATGAAGAGTCTTACCGAAATCCTCAAAGGCAAACTGGTAAAGCGCAATGTTTCCCTGAAGTCCCTCAGCTTCGGCAAGGCCGAGCATGCAGCAGGTGATACGCTCCGCCAGCCCGTATCCCTCCAGCAGGGCATAGCAACGGAACGGGCAAAGGATATCGTCAAACTCATTAAGGAAATGAAGCTTAAGGTACAGGCCGAGATCCAGAAAGACCAGGTTCGGGTCAGGGCAAAAAAGATCGACGACCTTCAGTCAGTCATCGGAATGCTGAAGAAAAAAGAGTTCGACTACCATATAGAGTTCATTAACTACCGGTAA
- a CDS encoding type II toxin-antitoxin system RelE/ParE family toxin, with product MQIRLLDIAQIEFDEAIEYYNSESAGLGNSFLREILNAIERIRHFPLAWHPFSSNTRRCQLHRFPYGIIYQITDTEILIVAIAHLHRNPDYWKERIRKHN from the coding sequence ATGCAGATAAGGCTTCTTGATATTGCTCAAATCGAATTTGATGAAGCTATCGAGTATTACAATTCTGAATCTGCGGGTTTAGGTAATTCGTTCTTGCGAGAGATACTCAATGCCATCGAGCGTATTCGACATTTTCCACTGGCATGGCATCCGTTTAGTAGCAATACACGAAGATGTCAATTGCATCGATTCCCATATGGAATTATCTACCAGATAACAGACACTGAGATACTTATTGTCGCTATAGCACATCTGCACAGAAACCCCGATTATTGGAAAGAAAGAATAAGAAAACATAACTGA
- a CDS encoding addiction module protein, which yields MATNTQKVLKNALELPTLERATLIDRLLSSLDQPNEQIDNLWRKEVEDRIKAYKAGKIKSVSLKEALSKYQK from the coding sequence ATGGCAACAAATACTCAGAAAGTATTGAAAAATGCGCTGGAACTCCCAACTTTAGAAAGGGCAACGCTTATTGATCGGCTTTTGTCCAGCCTGGATCAACCTAACGAACAAATAGATAACTTATGGCGCAAGGAGGTTGAAGACAGGATAAAGGCATATAAAGCCGGCAAAATAAAGTCGGTATCATTAAAAGAGGCATTATCTAAGTATCAGAAATAA
- the pssA gene encoding CDP-diacylglycerol--serine O-phosphatidyltransferase: MRKGIYILPNTLTLCGMLLGFFSILASLKGNYLHASWAIIFATIFDGLDGWVARLTHSTTRFGIELDSLSDLVAFGVAPAVMMYKWALYPFGRIGWAAAFLFLACGALRLARYNVQMGSAESKSFTGMPIPGAAIIVATLVIFHHEVWDSLPGRNYFILLLIFTLAVLMVSTLRFHGAKELDFRRRKPFWILVAIVVMLTIILIHPPVALFIFAMIYLIAGIIENIILFYRKKKKIHKAGVTQ, from the coding sequence ATGAGAAAAGGTATTTACATTCTTCCGAATACACTTACGCTGTGCGGCATGCTTCTGGGATTTTTTTCTATCCTCGCGTCGCTTAAGGGGAATTACCTGCATGCCTCATGGGCGATCATCTTCGCAACGATTTTTGACGGGCTGGACGGGTGGGTTGCGCGGCTTACTCACAGTACCACACGGTTCGGGATCGAGCTGGACTCACTTTCGGACCTCGTTGCCTTCGGTGTTGCGCCCGCAGTGATGATGTACAAGTGGGCCCTTTACCCGTTCGGAAGGATAGGGTGGGCGGCTGCGTTTCTGTTCCTCGCATGCGGGGCGCTGAGGCTTGCGCGATACAACGTCCAGATGGGCTCTGCGGAATCAAAATCATTCACCGGGATGCCGATTCCCGGTGCAGCGATAATTGTTGCCACGCTGGTCATTTTCCATCATGAAGTGTGGGACAGTCTTCCTGGCAGAAACTATTTCATTCTCCTCCTGATATTTACTCTTGCGGTGCTGATGGTGAGTACCCTGAGATTTCATGGTGCAAAGGAACTCGATTTCAGGAGAAGAAAGCCTTTCTGGATACTGGTGGCGATTGTCGTGATGTTAACGATTATTCTTATCCATCCGCCGGTCGCGCTTTTCATCTTTGCGATGATCTACCTGATTGCCGGTATAATTGAAAACATTATTCTTTTTTACAGGAAGAAAAAGAAGATACACAAGGCAGGAGTGACACAATGA
- a CDS encoding 2-isopropylmalate synthase, giving the protein MRTVRIFDTTLRDGEQSPGASMNVQEKLTLAKQLAKLGVDVIEAGFAFSSPGDFEAIKTIGNEVEGPVICSLARAKPEDIKSAWEALRDAPQKRIHTFHSTSDIHLKYQFRVSREEALKRSVEMVKLARSYVDDVEFSPMDATRTDIGYLCEVVEAVIEAGASTVNIPDTVGYTIPVEFGAMIRAICERVRNIDRAVISVHCHNDLGLATANSLAAVLNGAGQIECTLNGIGERAGNCSMEEVVMTLRTRSDVFHADTGINTEEIMRSSRLVTKITGISVQPNKAIVGANAFAHESGIHQDGLLKEKSTYEIIRPESIGLYSAKLVLGKHSGRHAFKTRLKEIGYVLEDDELNAVFERFKKLADQKKDIFDEDIEALMAVDVMKVPEVYSLVDLHILCGIHQKPTAAVKIKIGDEIVDRMEHGDGPVDATYKAIAAITDTKSRLLKFEVKSITGGTDALGEVVVSLEEGDRNVRGHGADTDIIVAAAKAYINALNKLAAKKHH; this is encoded by the coding sequence ATGAGGACAGTAAGGATATTTGACACAACACTTCGGGACGGAGAACAGTCCCCAGGCGCATCCATGAATGTGCAGGAAAAACTGACCCTCGCAAAACAGCTTGCAAAACTCGGGGTCGACGTCATCGAGGCGGGCTTCGCATTCAGTTCCCCGGGTGATTTCGAGGCGATAAAAACCATAGGGAATGAGGTTGAAGGGCCGGTGATCTGCAGCCTGGCGCGCGCAAAGCCTGAAGATATCAAGAGCGCATGGGAAGCCCTCAGGGATGCCCCGCAGAAGAGAATACATACATTCCACTCCACCTCTGACATCCACCTGAAATATCAGTTCAGGGTGAGCCGGGAAGAGGCGCTGAAACGGTCTGTAGAGATGGTGAAGCTCGCAAGAAGCTATGTCGATGATGTGGAGTTTTCTCCGATGGATGCCACGAGAACCGATATCGGTTATCTCTGTGAAGTCGTCGAGGCGGTTATCGAGGCGGGCGCGTCAACCGTGAATATCCCCGATACCGTCGGATATACGATCCCGGTTGAGTTCGGCGCAATGATCAGGGCGATCTGCGAACGGGTCAGAAATATCGACAGGGCGGTCATCTCGGTACACTGTCACAACGATCTCGGGCTTGCGACGGCCAACTCGCTTGCAGCGGTACTGAACGGAGCCGGACAGATAGAATGCACGCTGAACGGTATCGGCGAGCGGGCAGGAAACTGTTCAATGGAGGAAGTGGTGATGACGCTCAGGACGAGAAGCGATGTTTTTCATGCCGACACAGGAATCAACACCGAGGAAATCATGAGGAGCAGCAGGCTTGTGACCAAGATAACAGGAATTTCCGTGCAGCCGAATAAGGCCATTGTAGGGGCAAATGCCTTTGCGCATGAGTCAGGTATCCATCAGGACGGGCTCCTGAAAGAAAAGTCGACCTATGAGATAATCAGGCCCGAAAGCATAGGGCTTTATTCCGCCAAGCTTGTGCTCGGCAAGCATTCAGGCAGGCATGCGTTCAAGACACGACTCAAGGAAATCGGGTATGTGCTTGAGGATGACGAACTCAATGCGGTCTTTGAGCGCTTCAAGAAGCTTGCCGACCAGAAGAAGGACATTTTTGACGAGGATATTGAGGCGTTGATGGCAGTCGATGTCATGAAGGTGCCGGAGGTCTACAGCCTTGTGGACCTTCATATCTTGTGCGGCATTCACCAGAAGCCGACCGCAGCGGTTAAGATCAAGATCGGTGATGAGATCGTCGACCGCATGGAGCATGGCGACGGTCCTGTTGATGCGACCTACAAGGCGATAGCGGCCATAACCGATACGAAGAGCAGGCTCCTGAAATTCGAGGTCAAAAGCATTACCGGAGGAACGGACGCCCTCGGGGAAGTGGTTGTATCACTGGAAGAAGGTGACAGGAATGTCAGGGGGCACGGTGCTGATACCGACATCATCGTCGCCGCGGCAAAGGCGTATATCAATGCGCTGAATAAGCTCGCTGCAAAAAAGCATCATTAG
- a CDS encoding adenosylcobalamin-dependent ribonucleoside-diphosphate reductase, which yields MELSENALRVLRARYLLRNEKGDIVETPEGMFMRVASAVASAESQFDEIREEWQEKFYSLMAELRFLPNSPALMNAGKDIGQLAACFVLPVDDSMKGIFDSLKDAALILQSGGGTGFSFSRLRPKDDVVRSTGGFASGPVSFMKIYNMATDVIKQGGARRGANMGILRVDHPDIIEFIRIKRTEREMTNFNISVAVTDSFMKALRNNVEYALVNPRSRNQAGRMRARTVFKEIVQSAWETGDPGIVFIDRINRANPTPHIGEMETTNPCGEQPLLPYEACVLGSLDLVKYVSMTIFDSPRSQMQPVNRRIDFGMLAEDITTAVRFLDDAIEVNRYPVPEIERMHKGNRKIGLGVMGWADMLILLGIPYNHKSAFALAKNLMRFIRDTSRKASVMLAEQRGVFPNFSGSVYDAPSMPRVRNATLTTIAPTGTLSLIADCSSGIEPLFALAFRRRILDTELSEVNRHFFAVARKRKFFSEALRKKVMRRGDLRGVRAVPEDIRRLFMTAHEIPPEDHIRMQACFQKYTDNAVSKTINMPYRSKKEDVAKAFLLAYEIGCKGITVFRYGTARKGTMVRWEDAD from the coding sequence ATGGAACTCTCTGAAAATGCTCTGAGGGTTCTCAGAGCACGGTATCTCCTCAGAAATGAAAAGGGAGATATCGTTGAAACTCCTGAAGGGATGTTCATGAGGGTTGCATCGGCCGTTGCTTCCGCTGAGAGCCAGTTCGACGAAATCAGGGAAGAATGGCAGGAGAAGTTTTATTCCCTCATGGCAGAGCTCAGGTTCCTTCCCAATTCCCCTGCACTCATGAATGCAGGGAAAGATATAGGACAGCTGGCTGCATGTTTTGTGCTGCCGGTTGACGACTCGATGAAGGGGATTTTCGATTCACTCAAGGATGCCGCGTTGATACTTCAGAGCGGCGGTGGCACCGGATTCTCGTTTTCAAGGCTCAGACCAAAGGATGATGTTGTCCGTTCAACAGGTGGGTTCGCGAGCGGACCGGTATCCTTCATGAAGATTTACAACATGGCAACTGATGTGATAAAGCAGGGCGGGGCGAGAAGAGGGGCGAATATGGGCATTCTCCGCGTTGACCATCCTGATATCATTGAATTTATCAGAATCAAGAGAACTGAACGGGAAATGACGAATTTCAACATATCCGTTGCGGTGACTGATTCGTTCATGAAAGCCCTCAGAAATAATGTTGAATATGCGCTCGTCAATCCGAGAAGCAGGAATCAGGCGGGCAGGATGAGGGCGCGAACCGTGTTTAAGGAAATAGTCCAAAGCGCATGGGAAACCGGCGATCCCGGGATTGTGTTCATTGACAGAATAAACAGGGCCAATCCGACTCCCCATATCGGTGAGATGGAGACGACAAACCCCTGCGGCGAACAGCCCCTTCTGCCCTATGAAGCATGTGTACTCGGGTCTCTTGACCTCGTGAAATATGTCAGCATGACGATATTCGATTCTCCACGGTCCCAAATGCAACCGGTCAACAGACGGATCGACTTCGGGATGCTCGCTGAAGACATCACGACCGCTGTAAGGTTTCTTGATGATGCAATAGAGGTAAACCGGTATCCGGTTCCTGAGATCGAGAGGATGCATAAAGGCAACCGGAAGATCGGTCTCGGTGTCATGGGCTGGGCTGATATGCTGATACTCCTCGGAATACCCTATAACCACAAAAGCGCGTTCGCCCTTGCGAAAAATCTGATGAGATTCATCAGAGACACATCGAGAAAGGCGTCAGTAATGCTTGCGGAACAACGGGGGGTATTTCCCAACTTCAGCGGGTCGGTCTATGACGCCCCATCAATGCCCCGTGTGAGAAATGCGACGTTGACAACTATCGCGCCGACAGGAACGCTCTCTCTCATTGCCGACTGCTCGAGCGGCATAGAGCCGCTTTTTGCCCTTGCATTCAGGAGGCGCATCCTGGACACGGAACTCAGTGAAGTGAACAGGCATTTCTTTGCGGTTGCGCGGAAACGCAAATTCTTCAGTGAAGCCCTGAGGAAAAAGGTCATGCGCAGGGGAGACCTGCGTGGTGTGAGGGCTGTGCCGGAAGATATCAGGAGGTTGTTCATGACGGCACATGAAATACCTCCGGAGGACCACATCAGGATGCAGGCCTGTTTCCAGAAATATACCGACAATGCGGTATCGAAGACGATCAATATGCCGTACCGGTCAAAAAAAGAGGATGTTGCGAAGGCGTTTCTGCTGGCTTACGAAATCGGGTGCAAGGGGATTACGGTCTTTCGGTACGGAACTGCAAGAAAAGGAACGATGGTAAGGTGGGAAGATGCTGATTGA
- a CDS encoding arsenate reductase ArsC — protein sequence MKKILFLCTANSCRSQMAEGFAREFGKGIVEVHSAGLMAAGVHPRAITVMKELGIDISGQKSKTIDADLFVPMDLVIILCSNVEKFCPRAPLGVKRLFWPIRDPVGTIGTEKQIMKDFRRARDEIKAQVAWLIREIAGSETQSSDSAV from the coding sequence ATGAAAAAAATTCTTTTTCTGTGCACTGCAAATTCCTGCAGAAGCCAGATGGCCGAAGGATTTGCCAGGGAATTCGGCAAGGGTATCGTCGAAGTCCACAGCGCCGGTCTCATGGCCGCAGGGGTTCACCCAAGGGCAATCACGGTTATGAAGGAACTCGGCATTGATATTTCGGGACAGAAATCAAAAACAATAGATGCAGACCTTTTTGTCCCCATGGACCTCGTGATCATCCTCTGCAGCAACGTGGAAAAATTCTGTCCCCGGGCACCGTTGGGAGTGAAACGTCTTTTCTGGCCTATCAGAGACCCTGTCGGAACAATAGGAACTGAAAAACAGATAATGAAGGACTTCAGGCGCGCTAGGGATGAGATCAAGGCTCAGGTAGCGTGGCTGATCCGGGAAATCGCCGGGTCAGAAACGCAATCTTCGGATTCCGCTGTATAA
- a CDS encoding NifU family protein, translating into MLKEKVENVLEKVRMGLKRDGGDIELVEIKDSVVYVRLKGACGSCPMSTLTLKNWVEANLKKEIPEISAVRAV; encoded by the coding sequence ATGCTAAAGGAAAAGGTGGAAAATGTTCTTGAAAAGGTAAGAATGGGGCTCAAGAGAGATGGTGGCGACATCGAGCTCGTTGAAATAAAGGACTCTGTCGTGTATGTAAGGCTGAAGGGCGCATGCGGTTCATGTCCGATGTCGACCCTTACTCTGAAGAATTGGGTAGAGGCAAACCTGAAAAAAGAGATACCAGAGATAAGCGCGGTACGGGCGGTATAA
- a CDS encoding N-acetylmuramoyl-L-alanine amidase — MFLNLGSVSQKMSRYAVMLLLMLILVPPFAAASDIVHVKDIRYWSSPDYTRVVIDLSGPVDFSQNSLSNPDRIYFDLTHASIPRDIKTTFPVGDGILKSIRASQYNEKTVRVVLDIETLSDSRSFVIENPARLVVDLYGKQKPVEKQDIRSARRRIVIDPGHGGHDPGAVGPKKLYEKDVVLDIALKLKEILMKDPLNEVFLTREKDIYIPLEERTVIANRKNADLFVSIHANASPKSTAKGIETYLLNWTDDEEAMRVAARENAISLKRMKAMQRQMDVVEIIKSDLMRENKRDESIRLANYIQKSLVTNLGTRYQHVVDLGVKQALFYVLFGAKMPSVLVEVSFISNPQEEFLLSKDSYRSDIARAIADGLGTYVTSAPVIQKMADTRENRRFYR; from the coding sequence TTGTTTTTAAACCTCGGATCGGTCAGCCAAAAGATGTCCCGGTATGCAGTTATGCTGCTGCTGATGCTGATTCTCGTCCCTCCTTTTGCGGCTGCTTCAGATATCGTACACGTAAAAGACATCCGTTACTGGTCATCACCTGATTACACGCGGGTGGTGATTGACCTCTCAGGTCCTGTTGATTTTTCACAGAACAGTCTTTCAAATCCTGACAGGATATATTTTGACCTCACACATGCGTCAATCCCAAGGGATATCAAAACTACCTTTCCGGTGGGAGACGGCATACTGAAGTCAATCAGGGCAAGCCAGTACAATGAAAAAACGGTCAGGGTTGTACTCGACATTGAAACGCTGTCCGATTCCAGGTCATTCGTTATTGAGAATCCTGCGCGGCTTGTTGTCGATCTGTATGGAAAACAAAAACCTGTTGAAAAACAGGACATACGTTCTGCCAGAAGGCGAATCGTTATCGATCCGGGTCACGGAGGCCATGACCCCGGAGCCGTAGGCCCCAAAAAACTCTATGAAAAAGATGTCGTGCTCGATATAGCCCTGAAACTGAAGGAAATACTCATGAAAGATCCCCTGAATGAGGTGTTTCTTACGAGGGAAAAAGACATTTACATCCCTCTTGAAGAGAGGACAGTCATTGCGAACAGGAAGAATGCGGACTTGTTTGTTTCCATCCATGCCAATGCAAGTCCGAAAAGCACCGCAAAAGGGATCGAAACATATCTGCTCAACTGGACTGATGATGAGGAGGCAATGCGGGTTGCAGCGCGGGAGAATGCGATATCCCTGAAAAGAATGAAAGCGATGCAGCGGCAGATGGACGTCGTCGAGATCATCAAGAGCGACCTTATGAGGGAGAACAAAAGGGATGAATCCATTAGGCTGGCAAATTACATTCAGAAGTCTCTGGTGACAAACCTTGGTACCCGTTATCAGCATGTCGTGGACCTTGGCGTCAAGCAGGCGCTTTTTTATGTCCTTTTCGGTGCAAAAATGCCCTCGGTTCTTGTGGAGGTTTCCTTTATCAGCAACCCGCAGGAGGAATTTCTCCTCTCGAAGGATTCTTACCGTTCCGATATCGCGCGGGCAATAGCGGATGGTCTCGGCACATATGTCACCTCTGCTCCGGTTATTCAGAAGATGGCAGACACGAGAGAGAACAGACGGTTTTACAGGTAG
- a CDS encoding energy-coupling factor transporter transmembrane component T → MLPEIKILAYITFSISLFFIHSLALFAGIAFGILVLFMRIPFRRLTQGWVPILLFLSFTFIGNMLFQQGKIVALAGPFVITEEGLRVAAERTMRVFLLIAGAKLLTASTDTETLLNAMARLLRPLERFRIPVSEFFSTMGMTMRFLPELKEQIVSGYRQEMQGRKVKGFRERVRLLSSFLVPLFVKNMQAPERFPEKKEKNEKIS, encoded by the coding sequence TTGCTCCCTGAAATCAAGATCCTTGCGTATATCACGTTCAGCATTTCCCTTTTTTTTATCCACAGCCTCGCCCTGTTTGCGGGCATTGCGTTCGGAATACTGGTACTGTTCATGAGAATACCGTTCAGGCGCCTCACACAGGGGTGGGTACCGATTCTGTTGTTCCTGTCATTCACATTCATCGGAAATATGCTGTTTCAGCAGGGAAAAATCGTGGCGCTTGCGGGCCCTTTTGTAATCACAGAAGAAGGCCTAAGGGTTGCTGCAGAAAGGACAATGAGGGTTTTTTTGCTGATTGCAGGCGCGAAACTCCTGACAGCGTCGACAGATACGGAGACGCTTCTGAATGCAATGGCGCGGCTGTTGCGCCCTCTTGAACGTTTCAGGATACCTGTAAGCGAATTTTTTTCCACAATGGGGATGACGATGAGATTTCTTCCGGAGCTGAAAGAGCAGATCGTCTCCGGTTACAGGCAAGAAATGCAGGGCAGGAAGGTTAAGGGGTTCCGTGAACGTGTGAGACTTCTCTCATCGTTTCTGGTTCCGCTTTTCGTGAAGAACATGCAGGCTCCTGAAAGATTTCCCGAAAAAAAGGAAAAGAATGAAAAAATCTCCTGA